The Candidatus Endomicrobium procryptotermitis genome has a window encoding:
- a CDS encoding TlpA family protein disulfide reductase has product MQYKKIFLFFAFLMFTVVYAYAQQAPDFTLQDTNGKAVTLSDYKGKVVFIDFWASWCPPCISSVPAVKYLHKKMSANQDVVVLGINSGEDAKTVASFMNNMGIDYPNLYSNNSVIQKYKITGIPAFFIINKNGEIVKKYSGYRKNLEKEWYEEIEKLLK; this is encoded by the coding sequence ATGCAATATAAAAAAATATTTTTATTTTTTGCTTTTTTGATGTTTACTGTAGTTTACGCATATGCGCAGCAAGCTCCAGATTTTACTCTTCAGGATACAAATGGTAAAGCCGTTACTCTGTCAGACTATAAAGGTAAGGTCGTTTTTATTGATTTTTGGGCAAGCTGGTGTCCTCCCTGCATATCTTCAGTGCCGGCGGTAAAATATCTGCATAAAAAGATGTCGGCAAATCAAGATGTTGTAGTTCTGGGAATTAACAGCGGAGAGGATGCAAAAACCGTTGCGAGTTTTATGAACAATATGGGAATCGATTATCCGAATTTGTATTCAAACAATTCGGTGATACAAAAGTATAAAATAACTGGAATACCCGCTTTTTTTATAATAAATAAAAACGGAGAAATCGTAAAAAAATATAGCGGTTATAGAAAAAATTTAGAGAAAGAATGGTATGAAGAAATAGAAAAATTGTTGAAATAG
- the coaE gene encoding dephospho-CoA kinase (Dephospho-CoA kinase (CoaE) performs the final step in coenzyme A biosynthesis.) produces the protein MIIGLTGGIAMGKSESAKHFKKMGAYIIDADEISHELTAKGMPALDELVKYFSKNILRKDGALNRKKLAEIIFTNPESKLRVEKILHAYIISCINKIIAKKYKRRNIVIDAPLLFEVGLDRICDKIIVIWAPYDVQSKRLASRDRLNEEQVKKRIDSQMSIEKKTGLADYVVDNTGSKAALGRKIKELYLLLTTRIK, from the coding sequence ATGATAATAGGACTTACGGGTGGCATAGCCATGGGAAAAAGTGAGAGTGCGAAACATTTTAAAAAAATGGGCGCCTACATAATAGACGCCGATGAGATTTCTCATGAGCTTACGGCAAAAGGGATGCCCGCCCTTGATGAACTTGTAAAATATTTCAGCAAAAACATATTGCGCAAAGATGGCGCTTTAAACAGAAAAAAACTTGCCGAAATAATTTTTACCAATCCAGAGTCGAAACTTAGGGTCGAAAAAATTTTGCATGCGTACATAATTTCATGCATTAATAAAATAATCGCAAAAAAATATAAAAGGCGCAATATAGTAATAGACGCACCTCTTCTTTTTGAAGTCGGACTAGACAGAATATGCGACAAGATAATCGTAATTTGGGCTCCTTATGACGTGCAGTCAAAAAGGCTTGCCAGTCGTGACAGGTTAAACGAAGAACAGGTAAAGAAAAGAATAGACTCCCAAATGTCGATAGAGAAAAAAACAGGATTAGCGGATTATGTCGTTGACAATACGGGTTCAAAAGCGGCATTGGGCAGAAAAATAAAGGAGCTGTATTTGTTATTGACAACCAGAATAAAATGA
- a CDS encoding O-antigen ligase family protein, protein MPPAFWNISERIKKNDFPFYCLLAVLSLSVCGGFVFSVTFQSVLFIILITCFAFIFIKKKLKNNNIFIFMSLLLTAIFLSYLGADFQVNVRNVSLGFLNAVIAFFIMLYADNRNKENVLLSLLFLGLWVSFLLFIQIFTGNNIEQSAFLNINIISGFLLVVYTLALGFTEKNKYPVFFLSVSLIIFFAIAVTHSRTAVVLAYAVTVFYFLIIRKNNYFHIFFIAVSCILIAGIVYAFYTKTGLQSLSERFIWWKTALFMFKENALFGVGFGNYGALFLYYRPEPVLNTLFAHNIFLQLLAETGIFGIISFAVVFYIMGKNAVISFKNKNADLIYMKSVVASIIIFLIFNIMEYSFYIPACLTTFFVLCGFLCHCETERRKKSFAFSAVVAAVVLFAIYTVVPFAVAEQYYKNGQRYASKKDYKKAREQYLKAVKYDGKNPEYLHQAADCSFGLYILSSQMEKHYLQDTINFESQSEKLYTHSAQIKSGLANLYRLSADMQNAQKYSEAALKCDKFNPNYEIIH, encoded by the coding sequence ATGCCGCCGGCATTTTGGAATATATCGGAAAGAATTAAAAAAAATGATTTTCCTTTTTACTGTTTGCTGGCTGTTTTATCTTTATCCGTTTGTGGTGGATTTGTTTTTTCCGTTACATTCCAATCGGTTTTATTTATTATTCTTATTACCTGTTTTGCCTTTATATTTATAAAAAAAAAATTAAAAAATAATAATATATTTATTTTTATGTCTCTTCTTTTGACCGCCATATTTTTATCTTATCTTGGTGCGGATTTTCAGGTAAATGTCAGAAATGTGTCTTTGGGTTTTTTAAATGCGGTAATAGCTTTTTTTATAATGCTTTATGCGGATAACAGAAATAAGGAAAACGTTCTCCTCTCTCTTTTATTTTTAGGTTTGTGGGTTTCTTTTCTTTTATTTATTCAAATTTTTACAGGAAATAATATTGAACAGTCCGCATTTCTTAATATCAATATTATCTCCGGGTTCCTGCTTGTTGTTTATACTTTGGCTTTAGGGTTTACGGAAAAAAATAAGTATCCTGTTTTTTTTCTATCCGTGTCTTTAATAATTTTTTTTGCAATAGCGGTTACTCATTCAAGAACGGCAGTAGTTCTTGCTTATGCTGTGACCGTATTTTATTTTTTAATAATCAGGAAAAACAACTACTTCCATATTTTTTTTATAGCAGTTTCATGTATTTTAATTGCAGGCATTGTTTATGCTTTTTATACAAAAACTGGATTACAGAGCTTATCCGAAAGATTTATATGGTGGAAAACAGCTTTGTTTATGTTTAAAGAAAATGCACTTTTTGGTGTGGGGTTCGGAAATTACGGTGCGTTGTTTTTATATTACAGGCCGGAACCTGTTTTGAACACTTTGTTTGCGCACAATATATTTTTGCAGCTTCTTGCCGAAACAGGCATATTTGGAATAATATCTTTTGCTGTAGTTTTTTATATTATGGGAAAGAATGCCGTGATTTCATTTAAAAATAAGAATGCGGATTTAATTTACATGAAATCCGTTGTGGCAAGTATTATAATTTTTCTTATTTTCAATATCATGGAGTACAGCTTTTATATTCCCGCCTGTTTAACGACATTTTTTGTCCTTTGCGGGTTTTTATGCCATTGTGAAACTGAAAGGAGAAAAAAGAGTTTTGCATTTTCGGCCGTGGTTGCTGCAGTTGTATTGTTTGCAATTTATACGGTTGTTCCTTTTGCCGTTGCGGAACAATATTATAAAAATGGACAGAGATATGCGTCAAAAAAAGATTATAAAAAAGCACGGGAACAATATCTGAAAGCTGTAAAGTATGATGGTAAAAATCCAGAATATCTCCATCAGGCGGCAGATTGCAGTTTTGGGCTTTATATTTTGAGTTCACAGATGGAAAAACATTATTTGCAGGATACTATAAATTTTGAATCGCAGTCCGAAAAATTATATACTCATTCCGCGCAGATAAAATCTGGACTTGCAAATCTTTATAGATTGTCTGCGGATATGCAAAATGCGCAAAAATACTCCGAAGCGGCGCTTAAATGCGATAAATTTAATCCCAATTACGAGATTATTCATTGA
- the def gene encoding peptide deformylase: protein MAKLEIYKYGDKILRKKTESVVEINEEIKKLISDMFETMYAAPGVGLAASQIGILLRICVIDVHPDGKSAPLAMINPEIIEGENKILAEEGCLSFPGLYEKVKRFERVTVEYMDLDGKRLRIKSEGFLAKAVQHEIDHLYGKLFIDYLPDFKRKIMEREIKRIKKAGLW from the coding sequence ATGGCAAAACTTGAAATATACAAATACGGCGATAAAATTTTGAGAAAAAAGACGGAAAGCGTAGTCGAAATAAACGAAGAAATAAAAAAACTTATTTCGGACATGTTTGAGACCATGTATGCCGCGCCAGGAGTGGGGCTTGCGGCTTCGCAGATAGGAATTTTGTTGAGAATCTGCGTTATAGACGTGCATCCCGACGGTAAAAGCGCTCCTTTGGCTATGATAAACCCGGAAATTATTGAAGGTGAAAATAAAATTCTTGCAGAAGAAGGCTGTTTGTCTTTTCCCGGTTTGTATGAAAAAGTTAAAAGATTTGAAAGAGTTACCGTCGAATATATGGACTTAGACGGCAAGAGGCTCAGAATTAAATCTGAAGGCTTTTTAGCAAAGGCCGTTCAGCATGAAATAGATCATCTTTACGGAAAACTTTTCATAGATTACTTGCCGGATTTTAAGAGAAAAATAATGGAAAGAGAAATTAAACGCATTAAAAAAGCAGGTTTATGGTGA
- the rho gene encoding transcription termination factor Rho has product MDVSVLSKRTMAELTKLAKELKLDSVAGLRKQELIAKILEAQTKENSLVYDEGVLEILPDGFGFLRSPDYNYLPGPDDIYISPSQIKKFALRKGDTVAGYVRPPKEQERFFALLQVKSINGQENLENIRERSLFDNLTPLYPNEKIVMETKKEEVSTRVIDMLVPIGKGQRVLINAAPRTGKTVLLQKIANAITENNPDIILMVLLIDERPEEVTDMQRSVNGEVISSTFDEPSDRHIQVAEMVIEKAKRMVENGKNVVVLLDSITRLARAYNTAIPSSGRVLSGGLDSNALQRPKRFFGAARNIEEGGSLTIIGTALVETGSRMDDVIFEEFKGTGNCEIYLDRKLADRRVFPAIDLLRSGTRKEELLLNEDEKNKMWILRKWMSSMNSIEVMEELTKRMLTSKSNKDFLKQMELSSLEGL; this is encoded by the coding sequence ATGGACGTATCGGTTTTGTCTAAAAGAACAATGGCAGAACTTACAAAGCTTGCAAAAGAACTTAAGCTTGACTCGGTAGCCGGCTTAAGAAAACAAGAGCTTATTGCGAAAATACTGGAAGCCCAGACAAAAGAAAATAGTCTGGTTTACGATGAAGGAGTTCTTGAAATTCTTCCCGATGGATTCGGTTTTTTACGTTCTCCTGATTATAATTATCTTCCGGGCCCGGACGATATATACATATCTCCTTCACAGATAAAAAAGTTTGCTTTAAGAAAAGGTGATACGGTTGCCGGATATGTTCGTCCACCGAAAGAACAAGAGCGTTTTTTTGCATTGTTGCAGGTAAAATCTATCAACGGTCAGGAAAATCTTGAAAATATAAGAGAGCGTTCTCTCTTTGATAATTTAACTCCTCTATATCCTAATGAAAAAATAGTTATGGAAACGAAAAAAGAAGAAGTCTCAACGCGTGTAATAGATATGCTTGTTCCGATAGGTAAAGGTCAAAGAGTTTTAATAAACGCCGCGCCGAGAACTGGAAAAACCGTTTTGCTTCAGAAAATTGCGAATGCCATAACCGAAAATAATCCAGATATAATTCTTATGGTTCTTCTTATAGATGAAAGACCGGAAGAAGTTACGGACATGCAGCGTTCCGTCAATGGAGAAGTCATATCTTCGACATTTGACGAACCTTCGGACAGACATATTCAAGTTGCTGAAATGGTAATTGAAAAAGCTAAAAGAATGGTTGAAAACGGCAAAAACGTTGTAGTTCTTCTCGATTCCATAACGAGATTGGCAAGGGCGTATAATACTGCAATTCCGTCAAGTGGAAGAGTTCTTTCCGGAGGACTTGATTCGAACGCTTTACAGAGACCCAAAAGATTTTTTGGAGCGGCGCGAAATATCGAAGAAGGCGGAAGTCTGACAATAATAGGAACAGCTTTGGTTGAAACCGGCAGCAGAATGGACGATGTTATTTTTGAAGAATTTAAAGGAACCGGCAACTGTGAAATTTATCTTGACAGAAAACTTGCCGACAGAAGAGTGTTTCCTGCCATAGATTTACTGCGTTCCGGCACAAGAAAAGAAGAACTGCTGTTGAATGAAGATGAAAAAAATAAAATGTGGATATTGAGAAAGTGGATGAGCTCAATGAATTCTATAGAAGTAATGGAAGAGCTTACGAAGAGAATGCTTACTTCAAAATCAAATAAAGATTTCCTTAAGCAAATGGAGTTGTCAAGTCTTGAAGGATTATGA
- the polA gene encoding DNA polymerase I: MKKFYIIDGNAYIHRAYHALPPLSTSYNQQVNAVYGFIKLLLKIKNTFKPDYIAVCFDYPAKNFRHDIFPEYKAHRKPLDEALISQMPIAREAVKALNIVEIEEKGYEADDLIAAIAKNNKKEKIETVIVTGDKDILQLVENDYILVWNDSKDIKFDEEKVEEKFGVRPKQLADVFALMGDASDNVAGVKGIGEKTAVKLIKEYGTLENVLKNVKSIKGNMGKLLDQGKEDAIKSKKLVELTGDIGIVSNKSEEAYANKELDLSKALSFFKKYEFNSLIDKFCGKTGEKELSAKKEEIREDEYGDIQTETVTSSRRAAEVAKEIEESGIFALKTVGSSADSLKAQIVGVSVCIKNKVFYIPVCHNDFISEQIGIDEFKKIFSHVLSSEKVKKTGHDLKHERNIYALNGIEMHGIYFDIMLASYCLNPAKPHDMLSMSKEYLNSEAGDDSYLRKASKKILPADSSIEQTAHYANSISFCAYRIFKLFEREIKDKKISELFYNIEMPLLKILSEMEIAGIKVDTEFLGGLDKKTSCEVKNIENNIYKISGEEFNINSPKQLSAVMFEKLNLPVIKKTKTGYSTDEEVLNELSSYEFASEILKFRELQKLKSTYIDPIREYCLYYGGRIHTIFNQAVTTTGRLSSTEPNLQNIPIKSEYGREFRKVFVPERNKIFISADYSQIDLRVLAHISADKKLIEAFKRGYDIHAATAREVFNIADGQPLSDNLRSAAKSINFGIVYGMSPFGLSKQLNIAFAKAKEYIDGYFVRYGGVKKWMEKIVEDATENGYVSTITGRVRYMPELKSSNVQIRAAGERMAMNTPIQGTSADIIKIAMINIYNEIKVNKLHSLMLLQVHDDLLFEVPQDEKDIMIKIIKNKMENAVNLSVPLVVDVKIGKNWGEMKK, from the coding sequence ATGAAAAAATTCTACATAATTGATGGCAACGCGTACATACATAGAGCTTATCACGCTCTGCCGCCTCTTTCCACGTCGTATAATCAACAGGTAAATGCAGTTTACGGTTTTATAAAGCTTTTATTAAAAATAAAAAATACTTTTAAGCCCGATTATATCGCCGTCTGTTTCGATTATCCTGCGAAAAATTTCAGGCATGATATATTTCCCGAATATAAAGCTCACAGAAAACCTTTAGATGAAGCTCTAATAAGTCAAATGCCGATTGCCAGAGAAGCGGTGAAAGCTTTAAATATTGTAGAGATTGAAGAGAAAGGCTATGAGGCCGATGATTTAATAGCGGCAATAGCAAAAAACAATAAAAAAGAAAAAATAGAAACGGTAATAGTTACGGGAGACAAAGATATTTTGCAGCTGGTAGAAAACGATTATATTCTCGTGTGGAACGATTCAAAAGATATAAAGTTTGATGAAGAAAAAGTCGAAGAAAAATTTGGAGTAAGACCTAAACAGCTTGCCGACGTATTTGCTTTGATGGGAGATGCTTCCGATAATGTGGCAGGAGTTAAGGGAATAGGTGAAAAAACTGCTGTTAAACTTATAAAAGAGTACGGCACTCTAGAAAACGTTTTAAAAAATGTGAAATCCATTAAAGGAAATATGGGAAAACTCTTGGATCAGGGAAAAGAAGACGCGATAAAAAGCAAAAAATTGGTGGAACTTACTGGAGACATTGGAATTGTAAGTAACAAAAGCGAGGAGGCTTATGCAAATAAGGAACTGGATTTAAGCAAAGCCTTGTCTTTTTTTAAAAAATACGAATTTAACAGTCTTATAGATAAGTTTTGTGGTAAAACTGGAGAAAAAGAGCTGTCGGCAAAAAAAGAGGAAATTCGCGAAGACGAATACGGAGATATACAGACGGAAACAGTTACATCTTCCCGGAGAGCCGCAGAAGTAGCCAAAGAAATAGAAGAAAGCGGAATTTTTGCGTTAAAGACCGTAGGCTCGTCTGCCGATTCTTTAAAAGCGCAGATTGTCGGTGTATCGGTGTGTATTAAAAATAAAGTTTTTTACATTCCAGTATGTCATAATGATTTTATATCCGAACAAATCGGCATTGACGAATTTAAGAAGATTTTTTCTCATGTTTTATCTTCTGAAAAAGTAAAGAAAACAGGTCATGATTTAAAACATGAAAGAAATATATATGCATTAAACGGCATTGAAATGCATGGCATATATTTTGACATAATGCTGGCCTCATATTGTTTAAATCCCGCTAAACCCCATGACATGTTGTCGATGTCAAAAGAATATCTAAATTCGGAAGCAGGAGATGACAGCTATCTCAGAAAAGCTTCTAAAAAAATCCTGCCTGCAGATTCCTCGATAGAACAAACTGCCCATTACGCGAATTCGATTTCTTTTTGCGCGTATCGTATTTTTAAATTATTTGAAAGAGAGATAAAAGATAAAAAAATATCAGAGCTTTTTTATAATATTGAAATGCCGCTTCTTAAAATTCTCTCGGAGATGGAGATTGCCGGCATTAAAGTTGATACAGAATTTCTGGGCGGATTGGATAAAAAAACGTCCTGTGAGGTTAAAAATATAGAAAACAATATTTACAAAATTTCCGGAGAAGAATTCAATATTAATTCTCCAAAACAGTTGTCTGCCGTAATGTTTGAAAAACTTAATCTTCCGGTTATAAAAAAGACTAAAACCGGCTATTCTACCGATGAAGAAGTTTTAAATGAGCTTTCTTCTTATGAGTTTGCGTCGGAAATTTTAAAGTTCAGGGAATTGCAGAAACTTAAGAGCACTTATATAGATCCGATAAGAGAGTACTGCCTGTATTACGGCGGCAGAATTCATACGATATTTAATCAAGCGGTTACGACTACCGGAAGATTGTCTTCTACGGAGCCCAATTTGCAAAATATTCCGATTAAATCTGAATACGGCAGAGAGTTCAGAAAAGTTTTTGTCCCGGAGAGAAATAAAATATTCATTTCTGCTGATTATTCGCAGATAGATCTGCGCGTTTTGGCTCATATATCAGCAGATAAAAAACTGATAGAGGCTTTTAAGCGCGGATACGACATTCACGCCGCTACGGCCAGAGAAGTTTTTAACATAGCGGACGGACAGCCTCTGAGTGACAATTTAAGAAGCGCTGCAAAGTCTATAAATTTTGGAATAGTGTACGGAATGTCTCCTTTTGGGCTGTCAAAACAGCTTAATATCGCATTTGCAAAAGCAAAGGAGTATATCGATGGATACTTTGTCAGATATGGCGGCGTAAAGAAATGGATGGAGAAAATTGTTGAAGATGCCACGGAAAATGGCTATGTTTCCACAATTACCGGCAGAGTCAGATATATGCCAGAGCTTAAATCTTCAAATGTACAGATAAGAGCCGCAGGGGAAAGAATGGCGATGAATACTCCGATTCAGGGAACTTCGGCGGATATTATTAAAATAGCGATGATAAACATATATAATGAAATAAAAGTGAACAAACTGCATTCTCTGATGCTTTTGCAGGTTCATGACGATTTGTTATTCGAAGTTCCGCAAGATGAAAAAGACATTATGATAAAAATAATCAAAAATAAAATGGAAAATGCGGTAAATCTTTCCGTTCCACTGGTTGTAGATGTTAAAATTGGAAAAAACTGGGGAGAGATGAAGAAATGA
- the trxB gene encoding thioredoxin-disulfide reductase, producing the protein MLYDVIIIGGGPSGLTAAVYASRAGLSTLLIEKAGCGGQMAITDLLENYPGFNGINGFELAMKFEAQAKEFGTEIIYDEVLELELNGDIKHVITVNDKYSARTVIIAAGTNVKRLDISGEEKFIGSGISFCATCDAPFFRDKDILVVGGGDSALQEAIYLAKFAKNVTIVHRRDAFRAAKILRERILTYPNISIMYNTIPQEIIGTDAVEGVKLKNMKTEEIRILKVQGVFVFIGLIPNTGFISYMTLDEFGYIITDDNMKTSIKGVFACGDIRKKDLRQIVTAASDGAQAAISAQYYIEKFLK; encoded by the coding sequence ATGTTATATGATGTTATCATTATAGGCGGTGGTCCGTCAGGTTTGACTGCCGCCGTTTATGCTTCAAGAGCAGGGCTTTCGACTTTGCTTATAGAAAAAGCCGGCTGTGGTGGTCAAATGGCAATTACGGATTTGCTTGAGAATTATCCTGGATTTAACGGAATAAATGGATTTGAACTGGCTATGAAATTTGAAGCGCAGGCAAAAGAGTTTGGAACAGAAATAATTTATGATGAAGTGCTGGAATTGGAACTTAACGGCGATATTAAGCATGTTATTACTGTCAACGACAAATACAGCGCAAGAACCGTAATTATTGCCGCAGGGACAAACGTTAAAAGACTCGACATTAGTGGAGAAGAGAAATTTATCGGCAGCGGAATATCTTTTTGTGCTACGTGCGACGCGCCTTTTTTTAGAGATAAAGACATTCTGGTGGTAGGCGGTGGAGATTCGGCTTTGCAAGAAGCTATTTATCTTGCAAAATTTGCTAAAAACGTTACCATTGTTCACAGGAGAGACGCGTTCAGGGCAGCAAAGATTCTGCGAGAGCGAATTCTGACTTATCCAAATATTTCGATAATGTATAATACTATTCCTCAGGAAATAATAGGAACGGATGCCGTAGAAGGAGTGAAGTTGAAAAACATGAAGACAGAAGAAATTCGAATATTAAAAGTTCAAGGTGTTTTTGTTTTTATAGGTTTAATTCCTAACACCGGCTTTATATCGTATATGACGCTGGACGAGTTCGGTTATATTATTACCGACGATAATATGAAAACTTCAATTAAAGGGGTTTTTGCCTGTGGTGATATAAGAAAAAAAGATCTTAGGCAGATTGTTACGGCAGCTTCCGATGGAGCTCAAGCCGCAATTTCGGCTCAGTATTATATTGAAAAGTTCTTAAAATAA
- the trxA gene encoding thioredoxin — protein MSEINLTETNFSKEVLESDELVVVDFWAPWCGPCKMLSPIIEELAKEYEGRAKICKLNTDENMNIASKYQIASIPCIILFKGGSAVQKIIGFRPKNDIKKVIDNAI, from the coding sequence ATGTCGGAAATAAATCTTACCGAAACAAATTTTTCAAAAGAAGTACTAGAGTCAGATGAGCTTGTAGTAGTTGATTTTTGGGCGCCGTGGTGCGGTCCGTGCAAAATGCTTTCTCCCATTATAGAAGAGCTTGCAAAAGAATACGAAGGCAGAGCAAAGATATGTAAGCTTAATACGGATGAAAATATGAACATAGCTTCGAAATACCAGATAGCTTCAATTCCGTGCATAATTTTGTTTAAAGGCGGTTCTGCTGTTCAAAAAATAATAGGTTTTAGGCCTAAAAATGATATAAAAAAGGTAATTGATAATGCAATATAA
- the fmt gene encoding methionyl-tRNA formyltransferase → MKILFFGTASISAAFLESLHNNKHEILCVTMPDKPAARGQKLTVPTVKIFASQHGIQCIQPLKFTSEVVEIVKNFNADVGAAVAYGKLIPESVFSCPKYKTFNIHFSLLPKYRGAAPVQYAILNGETETGVSSFYLEKTLDTGDIIICKKCSINIDDTSETLFNKLIPLGIAAMNDTLKILESENVKALPQQGESSYAPAIKKGDGLINWNCDVKSIYNKIRAFYPWPCGFSIVSKGKLEGSRIKIIKAEILEKNTINEDYGYVYSIEKNKGFSVSCAKGKLLVTKVQPENKPVMDAWAFIYGRQLAKGDGLS, encoded by the coding sequence GTGAAAATATTATTTTTTGGCACGGCTTCAATTTCGGCAGCATTTTTGGAAAGTCTGCATAACAATAAGCATGAAATACTTTGCGTTACGATGCCTGATAAACCGGCTGCAAGGGGACAAAAACTGACTGTTCCCACGGTAAAAATATTTGCCTCACAGCACGGCATACAATGCATTCAGCCGTTGAAATTTACTTCTGAAGTTGTTGAGATTGTGAAAAATTTTAATGCCGACGTGGGCGCCGCGGTCGCGTATGGAAAACTGATTCCCGAGTCCGTATTTTCCTGTCCGAAATACAAAACTTTTAATATTCATTTTTCGCTTTTGCCGAAATACAGGGGAGCAGCTCCTGTACAGTACGCGATTTTAAACGGAGAAACGGAAACGGGCGTATCTTCTTTTTATCTTGAAAAAACTCTCGATACTGGCGATATAATAATATGTAAAAAGTGTTCAATCAACATAGACGATACGTCGGAAACTCTTTTTAATAAGCTTATTCCACTAGGAATTGCAGCGATGAACGATACTTTAAAGATTTTGGAATCGGAAAATGTTAAAGCTCTTCCTCAGCAAGGAGAGTCTTCATATGCGCCAGCTATTAAAAAAGGAGATGGTTTGATAAATTGGAATTGCGATGTAAAAAGTATATATAATAAAATAAGGGCGTTTTATCCGTGGCCGTGCGGATTTTCAATAGTTTCAAAAGGAAAACTTGAGGGTAGTCGCATAAAAATAATCAAAGCGGAAATCCTTGAGAAAAACACGATAAATGAAGATTATGGATATGTATATTCGATAGAAAAAAATAAAGGTTTTAGCGTATCATGCGCAAAAGGCAAGCTTTTGGTAACCAAAGTTCAACCGGAAAATAAACCCGTTATGGACGCGTGGGCTTTTATTTACGGCAGGCAGCTTGCAAAAGGGGACGGGTTAAGCTAG